The sequence AGTTTTTATCATGAAAGTTGAAGGATTACTTGGCTTTTTAGGGGCGGCACTGGGTATTGGATTTAGTTTGATGGTTCTAGTTATTCCTGATATTTCACAAGCATTAGAAGAGGAATCATTTTTCTTCTATATGTTAACGATTGGTTCACTTGTGCTTTCTGGAGTGGGACTTGCAGGATCGTTTGTTGTTTCGCATAAGCCTCGTCTTGGTGGAGCAATGATGGTTGCGGCTGCAATCGGCTGTACAATGTCAATTTCGATTATGTTCTTATTGCCAATCGTATTACTTGCTGTTGGCGGATTAATTGCACTAATTAACTATGAAGAAGCTGCTTCCGTAGAAGAATAAATGAAAAAAAGCTGTCCAGGTGGGCAGCTTTTTTATTAACGGTTAAGATATTTTTTCAAAAAGTAGTAGATTCCATCGGCGTCATTTGCAGTAGTAACAAAATCAGCACTTTTTTTCACTAATTCACTCGCATTTTCCATTGCAACCCCTGCGCCAGCTACTTCAAGCATCCCAATATCATTTTCACCATCACCAAAAGTAATTACATTTTCAGGCTTGATATTTAAATGTGTAGCGAGATTTTTCACAGCGTATTTTTTATCCATATCTTTTGGTAAGATTTCGATATTATTGGCGTGGGAAGAAAGGATAGAAACATCGGATAGTTTTTCTAGCTCGCTTCGAAGGACTGCGAGTTTGTCGAAATCTTCTTCCTCGATTACGATACCATTAATGAACTGATCCGCATGCTCAAGGAAAGTTTCTTTTGTTTTAATCGCAACGAGTTTTGTAGCATTTACGCGGCCTTTATCTTCTTCATCCGTAAAATAATATGGTGGATTTTTAGTGTAGTAAACGGTGTCTGTTGAAAAGAAAAACACTGGTAAATCATGATTTTGGCACAATAAAAATGTCTCTAGCAACGCAGATTGTTTCATTTTTTCTTGTTGAATAATCTCGCCGGATACTGCAACCACGCCGCCGTTGGAAGCAATGACATCTGCTTTTGGGTGAACGAGGTTGGCGAAATCTGTTGCGGAATTATACATTCGCCCAGTAGAAACGGCAAAATGATGACCTTCTTCTATTAATTGTTGCAATAAATTTAGTGTTTTTGGTGAGATAGTTTGGTTTTTAAGTAGTAATGTTCCGTCTAAATCAGAACAAATTAAGTATTTTTCCAAGTAGACCTTCCTTTCGTTATAGCTTAGAGCCGCATGATTCGCGGATAATTAATTCTGGATTATGGTTGATTATCATTGGCTCAACTTGACCATTAATGGCGCTAATCAGTTGTAAAATCGCCATTTTACCAAGATATTCATTGTGTTGATCCATGGAAGTTAAGCGCGGAGTTTGGTAATCGCCATTCATAAATTGATCGCAGCTAACAATAGCAATGTCTTCTGGGCAAGAAAGTTTGGCATCGTTAATCGCTCGAATTGCCCCGATAGCCACATTGTCGTTGATAGCCACCAGTGCACTCGGCAAAGTAGCGCTATTTTCTAAAAGTTGAGTCATGGCCGCGTAGCCATCAGCCGTATAATAATCAGACAGAACCACCCAGTCGTCGTTTATCGGATGTTGATAGCTCGCCATTGCTTCTTTAAAAGATTCTAGACGGTAAGTGGTGATTTTGACGCCAGCTTCCCCGCCAATAAAACCAATATTTTTATGACCAAGTGCGGTTAGATGGCTAACTAAGGTTGTTACGCCTTTTTTTAAATTACGTTCAATAAATAAACAGTTCAGTTCAGGGATTTTCGACCCAATCACAACTACTGGAATTGCTTTATTTAGTTGATTTAGAGCAGTAATGTACTCTTTTGAAACGATTTCTTTATCAATTTCGCCACCTAAAATAAGTAAACCATCCACTTGCTTTTCTAAAATGATTTTCAAGTAATCTTCTTCGGTTAGAGGGTGTTGATTGTTCTTATTATTTGGCTCGGCAAGCATGGTATTAAACAAAATCGTTGAAAACATATAATCTAGCGCGAATTTTTGAATTTGCGTTATAAGTGAAATAAAATAAGGATTGGAAATATCAGGTAAAATGACACCAATATTCTTCGTTTGCTTATTAACCATTCCACGAGCAAAAACGCTAGGTGTGTAATTATGTTCGTCGATGACTGCTTGGATTTTTTTGCGTTTCGCAGCTGAAACCGAGGGGCTATTATTAAGAACCCTAGAAACAGTGGAAACGGAAACACCACTAAGTTTAGCTATTTCTTGTATAGTTATTTTTTTCATTAGGAATGTTCACCTCATAAGCATTTTTAACTATTTTAATTTTAGCGTATTTAAGGGCAAATAACAAGCATAATTTGGTAACGTTATCAAAAATATGCAAAAAAGGGTTGACATATTAAAAATATCCGGTTATTCTATGTTAGAAAGCGCTATCAACAAATGGTTTTATTTGGTAACGTTACCAAAAATGAGGTGAAATAGTTGAACATACAAGAATCTGTCATCGGAATCGATTTAGGTGGCACTAAAATTTTAATTGGCGAAGTAACAAAAGATGGTGAGGTGCTAAATTCCAAGAGCTATCCAAGCGATACGGAAAATCAGACTAAAGCTACTGAAGTACTGATTGGGGCATTAGATGACTACATGCAAAATATTGGTTTTATAGCAGAAAAACAAACGAGTATTGGCGTAGGGCTCGTTGGCCGGGTGGACCATAAGTCAGGTGTTTGGTTAGAAATCGAACCAGGGAAGACGAATCCAACCCCGCTTGCTGACATTTTAGAAGCGAAAACGGGATTACCGGTAAGTCTTGGCAATGACGTAGTTTGCGCAACGATGGCCGAAAAGCAATTTGGTTGGGGGCAAGAAACAAATGATTTTATTTATTTAAATATTGGAACCGGTCTTGCTGCTGGTTTTGTGGTAGATGGACGAGTTACACAAGGTGGGCACTTTAATGCAGGTGAAATCGGTCATGCGGTAGTGGATATTCATAGCGATGTACTCTGTGGTTGCGGTAGACGTGGTTGTGTGGAACGACTTGCTTCTGGTCTTGGAATTAAAGAAGAGGCGCTAAGACATTTAAATAACTATCCAACATCGGTACTTGCTGAAAATAAAGCAGAACTAACTGGGAAACGGATTCTTCACGCTGCTGAACAAAAAGATGTGCTTGCGGAGAAAATCATTGATAATGCAACACTTCAACTGGCCAATTTAATTATGAATTTAGTTCGTACAACCGATCCTGAATGTGTGGTTCTAGGCGGAGGCGTGACACGGAACGAACATTTTTTCCAAAAGATCTTAGCTAATCTTCAAAGCAATACAATCCG comes from Listeria monocytogenes and encodes:
- a CDS encoding DUF4064 domain-containing protein codes for the protein MKVEGLLGFLGAALGIGFSLMVLVIPDISQALEEESFFFYMLTIGSLVLSGVGLAGSFVVSHKPRLGGAMMVAAAIGCTMSISIMFLLPIVLLAVGGLIALINYEEAASVEE
- a CDS encoding Cof-type HAD-IIB family hydrolase — protein: MEKYLICSDLDGTLLLKNQTISPKTLNLLQQLIEEGHHFAVSTGRMYNSATDFANLVHPKADVIASNGGVVAVSGEIIQQEKMKQSALLETFLLCQNHDLPVFFFSTDTVYYTKNPPYYFTDEEDKGRVNATKLVAIKTKETFLEHADQFINGIVIEEEDFDKLAVLRSELEKLSDVSILSSHANNIEILPKDMDKKYAVKNLATHLNIKPENVITFGDGENDIGMLEVAGAGVAMENASELVKKSADFVTTANDADGIYYFLKKYLNR
- a CDS encoding LacI family DNA-binding transcriptional regulator; its protein translation is MKKITIQEIAKLSGVSVSTVSRVLNNSPSVSAAKRKKIQAVIDEHNYTPSVFARGMVNKQTKNIGVILPDISNPYFISLITQIQKFALDYMFSTILFNTMLAEPNNKNNQHPLTEEDYLKIILEKQVDGLLILGGEIDKEIVSKEYITALNQLNKAIPVVVIGSKIPELNCLFIERNLKKGVTTLVSHLTALGHKNIGFIGGEAGVKITTYRLESFKEAMASYQHPINDDWVVLSDYYTADGYAAMTQLLENSATLPSALVAINDNVAIGAIRAINDAKLSCPEDIAIVSCDQFMNGDYQTPRLTSMDQHNEYLGKMAILQLISAINGQVEPMIINHNPELIIRESCGSKL
- a CDS encoding ROK family protein, with amino-acid sequence MNIQESVIGIDLGGTKILIGEVTKDGEVLNSKSYPSDTENQTKATEVLIGALDDYMQNIGFIAEKQTSIGVGLVGRVDHKSGVWLEIEPGKTNPTPLADILEAKTGLPVSLGNDVVCATMAEKQFGWGQETNDFIYLNIGTGLAAGFVVDGRVTQGGHFNAGEIGHAVVDIHSDVLCGCGRRGCVERLASGLGIKEEALRHLNNYPTSVLAENKAELTGKRILHAAEQKDVLAEKIIDNATLQLANLIMNLVRTTDPECVVLGGGVTRNEHFFQKILANLQSNTIRFVTKGVVRSKLEKDKVGLIGAAVIGMRLGNEGGKE